TCCACCGGGCGTACCAATGTGCTGAACGGCAGCGCACATCTGGCGTTATTCGTCGCCTATCTGATGACTATCATGCTCTGAGTGGCTGGCCGGTGTGGTTATCCACACCATCGGCCCATTCGCCGATAACTGGGGGGTAAAAAAGCGCTTTTCCCTTGATTTACCGCTGGATCTGCATTGAAAAACAGGCGTATGGTATCGGCGTTGAACGGTACCGCTGGCCGGGCTGAACAGGCTCACCGCCTGATGCTACGCGCTGCGGGTATTCGCTCTGGCCGTGACGGGCCGCTATCGACCCGCCTGTTTTTCATTGCCTGGTCTTGTTTTTCCATGAAATCACACCGAATTAACGGTATCAGACCGTTCAGTGCGCTAATTGAAGCCTGCTGGCGGGAAAAATACACGCTGCCTCGTTTCATCCATGATGTTATTGCCGGTATTACCGTCGGGATTATCGCCATTCCGCTGGCCATGGCGCTGGCGATCGCCAGTGGCGTTCCGCCGCAATACGGCCTTTATACGTCAGCCATTGCCGGGCTGGTGATTGCCCTTAGCGGCGGCTCGCGTTACAGCGTATCCGGCCCGACCGCTGCATTCGTAGTCATTCTTTACCCCGTCTCTCAGCAATTTGGCCTCTCCGGGCTGCTGCTCGCGACCCTGCTCTCCGGCGTCTTCCTGCTGCTGATGGGCATGTGCCGACTGGGGCGGCTGATTGAGTATATTCCGCTACCGGTAACGCTGGGCTTTACCTCGGGTATTGCCATTACGATAGCGACCATGCAGGTAAAAGACTTTTTCGGCCTGACGCTTGCCCATGTGCCTGAACATTACACCGACAAGGTGGTGGCACTGGTAAACGCACTCCCCACGCTGAATACTGGTGACACATTAATAGGTGCGACCACGCTGCTGGTGCTGATTGTCTGGCCAAAATTCGGCATCCGCGTGCCAGGGCACCTGCCCGCGCTGCTGGCAGGAACCGCCGTAATGGCGGCGCTGTCATCGGTGCAGATCAACGTCGCGACCATTGGTTCCCAGTTCAGCTACCTGCTGGCCGATGGCTCGCGTGGGCAAGGGATCCCAGCTATCCTGCCGCAGTTTGTCCTGCCGTGGCAGCTACCGGCCGCCGATGGTCATCCCGCCGTGCTCGACTGGCACACCGTGTCGCAATTGCTGCCTGCGGCGTTTTCGATGGCGATGCTCGGTGCGATTGAATCACTGCTGTGTGCGGTGGTGCTGGATGGCATGACCGGTCGTAAACATCATCCCAGCAGTGAGCTCCTCGGGCAGGGTTTCGGTAACCTCATTGCCCCATTTTTCGGTGGCATTACCGCCACCGCCGCTATCGCCCGTTCGGCCGCCAATGTGCGCGCCGGGGCCAGCTCGCCGATGGCGGCCGTGATTCATGCGCTGCTGGTGCTGCTGTCGTTGCTGGTGCTGGCTCCCTGGCTTTCCTACCTGCCGCTCTCGGCAATGGCTGCTTTGCTGTTACTGGTCGCCTGGAACATGAGTGAAGCGCATAAAGTGGTGGATATTCTGCGCCGCGCGCCGCGCGATGACATTCTGGTGCTCCTGCTGTGCATGACGCTCACCGTGCTGTTCGACATGGTGATTGCCATCACCGTGGGTATTGTATTGGCCTCATTGTTGTTTATGGGTAACGTCGCACGCATGACCCGCCTTAGCGAACTGCCGGGCACCCTTCCCGACCACCGTCTGGTGCTGCGCATCAATGGGCCGCTGTTTTTTGCCGCCGCCGAGCGCCTGTTTAGCGAGTTAATGGAGCGGGCGGCCCCCTATCCAACCGTGATTTTACAATGGGATGCCGTCTCGGTGCTCGATGCAGGCGGGCTCAATGCCTTTCGGCGGTTTGTCGAATTACTGCCAGCGGAGAAACAGCTGATTATTACCGATATTCCATTCCAGCCGTTAAAGACGCTGGCACGGGCCAATATTTCGCCCATCGCCAATCGGCTGGTGTTTTGCGCTACGCTGGAACAAGCGCTCAATGACACACAAGTCGATGCCGAGCGCGATATCTGAATCGCACCGGAGTCGCTACCGGCTCCGGTGGTCATACAATGACAGCGGCTACCCCGTGACAGCCAGCCATCAGGCACGCCGGGATGGTTGCTGATGGGATGAGTTATCGTCAGCACACATGCCGGTATTAACCGCCATGTGACTCGTGAGCAAAAGCCGGGGTCTGGCGTACAGACAGGTACTCCGCCTGTTGCGTTAATGCCAGAGTATAATCTCGACAGGCCGTATCGATAGCCTGTAATTGCTCGCCAGAGAGCGCATAAGGCAGCCGGATATCCAGTTCGGTTACACCCTGCTGCTGCGCCAGTGCTATCAGGCGCGAAAGATTGGTTTCATCACTGGCCTGGGTAGACAGCACCTGCATTGCCAGCTCATGCAGTTTATCATTGCGGGTCGCCTGCTGGTGCACAGCGGATTTTGTGACCATGCCGAAAACAGGCAATACCCCGTACAGCGCATCCGTAAAACGCCAGCGTTTACGGCACAATGCGCCAAGGTAGGCGGTATAGTCGATACATATCCTTTCCACGGAGCCCGCAGGCCCGTAGTGAGCCTCTTCCATCCTTTATCTCCTTTGCGTCAAACCATGTGGTGTTACGCCATTTCATCTTAACCATTACAACGTAAAAAGGATTATTAAGGTATAGTGTCACCGATAATTGTAGAGCGATCCGGCGAAAGCAACGACTTTTCTGCTGGCAATGCGATCCAGCGCACCTTGCGTCAGAGCCTTTATACCGTGTGGATGCTTTAATCATGGTTTAGCCGCCATGCGCTAATATCTGCTGATGTGTCAGGCAGTCTGTTTTGAGTGGAATGTCATGTATAGAGTTGTTTTTGTTGAAGATGATCCAGAAGTAGGCAAACTTATCGCCGCGTATCTGGGTAAACATGATATTGACGTACGCATTGAGCCACGCGGTGACAACGCGCTGGCGTTCATCGACCAACAACAACCGGATCTGGTGTTGCTGGACATCATGCTGCCCGGTAAAGACGGTATGACGCTCTGCCGTGAACTGCGCCCCCGCTTCAATGGCCCG
This sequence is a window from Dickeya aquatica. Protein-coding genes within it:
- the dauA gene encoding C4-dicarboxylic acid transporter DauA — its product is MKSHRINGIRPFSALIEACWREKYTLPRFIHDVIAGITVGIIAIPLAMALAIASGVPPQYGLYTSAIAGLVIALSGGSRYSVSGPTAAFVVILYPVSQQFGLSGLLLATLLSGVFLLLMGMCRLGRLIEYIPLPVTLGFTSGIAITIATMQVKDFFGLTLAHVPEHYTDKVVALVNALPTLNTGDTLIGATTLLVLIVWPKFGIRVPGHLPALLAGTAVMAALSSVQINVATIGSQFSYLLADGSRGQGIPAILPQFVLPWQLPAADGHPAVLDWHTVSQLLPAAFSMAMLGAIESLLCAVVLDGMTGRKHHPSSELLGQGFGNLIAPFFGGITATAAIARSAANVRAGASSPMAAVIHALLVLLSLLVLAPWLSYLPLSAMAALLLLVAWNMSEAHKVVDILRRAPRDDILVLLLCMTLTVLFDMVIAITVGIVLASLLFMGNVARMTRLSELPGTLPDHRLVLRINGPLFFAAAERLFSELMERAAPYPTVILQWDAVSVLDAGGLNAFRRFVELLPAEKQLIITDIPFQPLKTLARANISPIANRLVFCATLEQALNDTQVDAERDI